In the genome of Saprospira sp. CCB-QB6, one region contains:
- a CDS encoding carboxypeptidase-like regulatory domain-containing protein — protein sequence MLRLPILQLLFFLVLLFFSFPLWGQDSLSGFVLDAESKSPLAAVRVEVLQLYPRRFVHSQANGYFQLSNLGAPPYRLYLSIKDYYPQEVFIRKLDSLPLEVFLIPLPAENDSTLAPNRIEKWNFELQPNDQHRDIHYVQPPLTKEGISPRFWSKGNLAQAPFWDWEDLSSLQLSPIGLSSIFIGQSLEGQNRLSALLWRYPQNYWGKEEAIWADSRLSQATHLAGQFSSFLPQLPQKKALNAQIQAFMGPAISWEQPLSEKYGLRLWAMSPFWQSGQLSLQLGQLPGQLHPHQLYIEASYLDRGTEKEDRQSLFFEQDYLALNQGEKQRAYHLGILAERKKYTLSVQQNGYEIERGQEDMSLGLQANIEQKWSKYHSLTLSQHLRFWQKSYELAEQTPLGQDSLNHSFSSLLYHPTASYLARPAQNLKIKLGSQWYLEKNQFLKRPLFQLAIHFEPIPLHWFSFSVEERQQLAATYSQLFEQGPSSYARQAMLAYNYAWKSSGRLRLYYLQLSMAQLPQLEKAVRATLTTNSLLLLAQQGELQFNGRSELAALGIELSGNYLENWQLKGQFRYIQGYYTDTYSRHWPLLQTGRFMFRAYLDYQYNWGSNWTLQASLRPQIGQNSPRLNQQALLDKWVIYDWSEGPEANQSWYAQLSLLLKVDYNLFHHRHSFFLGFYRWGNQSSQYTAHQFLQAQGPYLELGYKFSFQPLRP from the coding sequence TGCTGTTAGAGTTGAAGTACTTCAACTTTATCCCCGCCGTTTTGTGCACAGCCAGGCCAACGGCTATTTTCAGTTGAGCAACTTAGGGGCTCCACCTTATCGCCTTTATTTATCGATAAAAGACTATTATCCTCAAGAAGTATTTATTCGTAAGCTAGACAGTCTGCCCCTAGAAGTATTTTTGATCCCTTTGCCAGCCGAAAATGATAGCACTTTAGCCCCTAATCGGATAGAAAAATGGAATTTTGAGCTGCAGCCAAATGACCAACATAGAGATATACATTATGTCCAACCGCCTTTGACTAAAGAGGGCATCTCTCCACGCTTTTGGTCTAAAGGAAATTTGGCTCAAGCTCCTTTTTGGGATTGGGAAGATTTATCTTCTTTACAACTATCACCTATAGGCCTTTCTTCCATCTTTATTGGACAAAGCTTGGAGGGCCAAAATCGTTTGTCTGCTTTATTATGGCGTTATCCTCAAAATTATTGGGGAAAAGAGGAGGCCATTTGGGCAGATAGCCGCTTATCTCAAGCAACACATTTAGCAGGGCAGTTTTCTAGCTTTTTACCTCAATTACCCCAAAAAAAAGCATTAAATGCACAAATTCAAGCTTTTATGGGGCCTGCTATAAGCTGGGAGCAGCCATTGAGTGAAAAATATGGTTTGCGCCTTTGGGCAATGAGTCCCTTTTGGCAATCTGGACAGTTGAGTTTGCAGTTGGGGCAGCTGCCGGGGCAGCTTCACCCACATCAATTGTATATAGAAGCCAGTTATTTAGATAGAGGCACTGAAAAAGAAGATCGACAAAGTTTGTTTTTTGAGCAGGACTATCTGGCCTTAAATCAAGGAGAAAAGCAAAGGGCATATCATTTGGGCATTTTAGCTGAACGAAAAAAATATACTCTTTCGGTCCAACAAAATGGATATGAAATAGAAAGAGGACAAGAAGATATGAGCTTGGGCCTACAAGCAAACATAGAACAAAAATGGTCCAAATATCATAGTCTGACCTTGAGTCAGCATCTTCGATTTTGGCAAAAAAGTTATGAACTTGCAGAGCAAACGCCTTTGGGCCAAGATAGCTTGAACCACAGTTTCTCTTCCTTACTTTATCATCCTACGGCCAGCTACTTAGCTCGCCCTGCTCAAAATTTAAAGATTAAGTTGGGCAGTCAATGGTATTTAGAAAAAAATCAGTTTCTCAAACGGCCACTTTTTCAGTTGGCCATACATTTTGAGCCCATACCCTTGCATTGGTTTTCTTTTTCGGTAGAGGAGCGGCAGCAGTTGGCGGCAACTTATTCCCAGCTTTTTGAGCAAGGGCCAAGTAGTTATGCCAGACAAGCCATGCTGGCCTATAATTATGCTTGGAAAAGTTCGGGTCGTTTGCGGCTTTATTATTTACAGTTGTCAATGGCCCAATTGCCCCAATTAGAAAAAGCCGTTCGAGCCACTTTAACAACCAATAGCTTATTACTTTTGGCCCAACAAGGAGAATTACAATTTAATGGCCGATCAGAACTAGCCGCTTTGGGCATAGAGCTTAGTGGAAACTATTTGGAGAATTGGCAGCTCAAAGGGCAGTTCCGATATATTCAGGGGTATTATACTGATACTTATAGTCGCCATTGGCCTTTATTACAAACAGGGCGATTTATGTTTCGGGCCTATTTAGATTATCAATATAACTGGGGAAGTAATTGGACCCTTCAGGCTAGCTTAAGGCCACAAATTGGACAAAATAGTCCTCGTTTAAATCAACAGGCTCTCTTAGATAAATGGGTGATTTATGATTGGTCAGAAGGACCAGAAGCTAATCAAAGTTGGTATGCTCAGTTGTCTTTACTCTTAAAAGTAGATTATAATTTATTCCACCATCGCCACAGTTTTTTCTTAGGGTTCTACCGCTGGGGAAATCAGTCTTCACAGTATACAGCGCATCAGTTCTTGCAAGCTCAGGGGCCTTACCTAGAACTAGGATACAAGTTTAGTTTTCAGCCCTTAAGGCCTTAG
- a CDS encoding tetratricopeptide repeat protein → MKENNKDLLLKLFRADELDACQELAEQLMKKSPKTAAAYFYWTKVELEKESPDYLSAKRYLQVGLKQEIEKDSLYFMFAQLMEEEGRYDLALHYYGQAKDYEEAQLAEAKLLFLLEENIPRAKFLLENIANPTTEVHYFLAAIAVHEAEFTLAIKLLLPICESNFNEDYFDLLCRAYLAVGKGEKALPYLKVLTEKAFYGVGYMQQYAQLLQDLKKDLAAAKAWLAYHTSLQVPQRSEDQILLEKALDFYALGMHEGALFFCEQANQYQLSIEGLRMQTQLYKATGAIDKMEACLQQMIQIYPEMDIAAFTTGIERSNPEDSFS, encoded by the coding sequence ATGAAAGAGAATAACAAAGATTTACTGCTCAAACTTTTTAGAGCTGATGAGCTCGATGCTTGCCAAGAATTAGCAGAACAACTGATGAAAAAATCACCCAAAACAGCAGCCGCTTATTTCTATTGGACTAAGGTTGAGTTGGAAAAAGAATCACCCGATTATTTAAGTGCAAAGCGTTATTTGCAAGTGGGCTTAAAACAGGAAATAGAAAAGGATTCACTTTATTTTATGTTTGCTCAGTTGATGGAGGAAGAGGGACGCTATGATTTAGCCTTGCACTATTATGGGCAAGCTAAAGATTATGAAGAGGCTCAATTAGCCGAAGCTAAGTTGCTCTTTTTATTAGAAGAAAATATACCCCGAGCTAAATTTCTATTAGAAAATATAGCTAATCCAACTACAGAGGTGCACTATTTCTTAGCGGCTATAGCCGTTCATGAAGCAGAATTTACCCTAGCAATTAAGCTCTTATTACCAATTTGCGAATCTAACTTTAATGAGGATTATTTTGATTTGCTCTGCCGAGCTTATTTAGCAGTAGGTAAAGGCGAAAAAGCACTTCCCTATTTAAAAGTGTTAACTGAAAAGGCTTTCTATGGCGTAGGGTATATGCAACAGTATGCTCAACTTTTACAAGATCTGAAAAAGGATTTGGCTGCTGCAAAAGCTTGGCTGGCTTATCATACTAGTTTGCAAGTGCCACAGCGCAGTGAAGATCAAATTTTATTAGAGAAGGCGCTAGACTTTTATGCCTTAGGTATGCACGAGGGGGCATTATTTTTTTGCGAACAAGCTAATCAATATCAGCTGAGCATTGAGGGCTTGCGAATGCAAACACAACTCTATAAAGCAACTGGAGCCATAGACAAAATGGAAGCTTGTTTACAGCAAATGATCCAAATTTATCCCGAGATGGATATTGCAGCTTTTACAACTGGTATCGAAAGAAGTAATCCAGAAGATTCATTCTCTTAA